Genomic segment of Streptosporangium sp. NBC_01755:
CCGTTCCCTTGGCCGTGAGGTCGCGATCAAGGAGATCCGTCAGGAGCCCGGCCTCAGCGAGGCGCAACGCACCGAACTTCGGGAACGGATGATCCGCGAGGGTCGTACGGCCGCCCGCATCAGCCATCCCTCGGTGGCCACGGTCCACGACGCCATCATCGAGGACGGCAGCCCCTGGATCATCATGGAGCTCGTACAGGCACGCTCCCTCGAACAGGTGATCGAGGAGGAGGGGCCGCTCCCGCCCCGCCTGGTCGCCGAGATCGGGGCCGACCTGCTGGGGGCGCTCCGCGCGGCCCACGCCCAGGGAGTGCTGCACCGCGACGTCAAGCCCGGCAACGTACTGATCACCGAGAGCGGCCGGGTGGTGCTCACCGACTTCGGCATCGCCAAGGCCGAAGGCGACACGAACCTCACCAAGACCGGCATGGTGATCGGCTCTCCCGGTTACACCGCGCCCGAGCGGGCCCGCGGCGAGCACAACGGACCCGAGTCGGACCTGTGGTCCCTCGGCGCCACGCTGTACTTCGCGGTCGAGGGCCGCCCTGCCTACGAACGGGCCTCGGTGGCGGAGACCCTGGCCGCACTGATGAGCGAGCAGGTCGACCCGCCGACCCAGGCGGGACCCCTGCGCCCGGTGCTCGAACAACTGCTGGAGAAGGACCACACGGCGCGGCTGACGACCTCCCAGGCGGGCGCGATGCTCCGGGCCGTGGCGGACACCCCCTCGCACCTCGCGGACTCCATCCCCCCCACCCCCGCGCCGCCCTTCGCACCGTCCCATCCCACCTCGGAGACACCCTTCGGGCAGGACGCGGCAGAGAACGACAGCGACGACT
This window contains:
- a CDS encoding protein kinase domain-containing protein, which codes for MPEQQMRVLADRYELIAPLGRGTMGTVWKAHDRSLGREVAIKEIRQEPGLSEAQRTELRERMIREGRTAARISHPSVATVHDAIIEDGSPWIIMELVQARSLEQVIEEEGPLPPRLVAEIGADLLGALRAAHAQGVLHRDVKPGNVLITESGRVVLTDFGIAKAEGDTNLTKTGMVIGSPGYTAPERARGEHNGPESDLWSLGATLYFAVEGRPAYERASVAETLAALMSEQVDPPTQAGPLRPVLEQLLEKDHTARLTTSQAGAMLRAVADTPSHLADSIPPTPAPPFAPSHPTSETPFGQDAAENDSDDFDADRTMVVIRPRDGLRIPGGTTPVAEPTAAPPPAEAPGRQTASPYPDSPPLAEPGRPVAGRQGPPGLGTPVARGPVAAGRGPGVFRRQGNERGFPDSGKPDLSATPPHGFPPVDPEFGAPVAEHPGALGGRPPHSLLPGDRPADAGTPISPQPWRPPGPEASDGAFGRSSGLGTDLFAIAGQNAQPVPGAPGERKAPSRKPPIGILVLMGVAAIALVTIMILVVAAFA